The following are from one region of the Salmo salar chromosome ssa27, Ssal_v3.1, whole genome shotgun sequence genome:
- the LOC123730975 gene encoding mucin-5AC-like — protein MTTTTSAPTSTTTAATTTTTEAPTSSITEAPTTTTTNAAPTTTTATPITTTVYPMTTTEAPTMTTEAPWTTTTPTTTITTAAPITTTVASTTTIYPITTTTVALTTTTTAAPISTTTAASTTVAISTTTVAPMTTTNTAPMTTTTADPITTPLDHTTTTTEAPTTTTEAPTTTTTAAPTTTTVASTTTNISPTTTTSAATSTITSAPTTTTVALTTTTTTAHTTATEATPITTSAAPITTITSEAPTSTTTKEPTTTTTSAAPITTITTEAPTTTTTKEPTTTTTTPTTAAPTTTTTNAAPTTTTTAAPTTTTVAPTTAAPTSTTTAAPATTTIEAPTTTTVAPMTTTTATPTSTTTAAPTTTTPAAPTTTTTPAAPATTTTLAAPITTTTNALPTTTTATAAHARTTVAPSTTSVASATSTTEAPTTTTTNAAATTTTNAVPMTTTTAVPTTTI, from the coding sequence ATGACCACTACAACTTCAGCACCTACTTCGACAACCACTGcagctactactacaacaactgaaGCTCCTACTTCTTCTATAACTGaagcacctactacgacaactacaaATGCAGCTCCTACGACGACAACTGCAACTCCTATTACAACAACTGTATATCCTATGACCACAACAGAAGCACCTACAATGACAACTGAAGCTCCATGGACAACCACAACACCTACTACGACGATTACAACAGCAGCACCTAtaacaacaactgtagcttctaCAACAACTATATATCCTATTACCACTACAACTGTAGCTcttacgaccactacaactgcagcacctatTTCGACAACCACTGCAGCTTCAACAACTGTAGCTATTtcaacaacaactgtagctcctatgaCTACTACAAATACAGCTCCtatgacaaccacaactgcagatCCTATTACAACACCTTTAGATCATACGACCACTACAACAGAAGCACCTACAACgacaactgaagctcctacgacaaccacaacagcagcacctacaacaacaactgtagcttctacgacaacaaatatatccccaACCACTACAACGTCAGCAGCTACTTCGACAATCActtcagctcctactacaacaactgtagctcttaCAACCACTACGACTACAGCACATACAACTGCAACTGAAGCTACTCCGATAACCACAAGTGCAGCACCTATTACGACAATTACATCTGAAGCTCCTACGTCAACCACAACTAaagaacctactacgacaactacaaGTGCAGCACCTATTACGACCATTACAACTGAAGCTccaacgacaaccacaacaaaagaacctactacgacaactacaacacctacaactgcagcacctacgaCGACAACTACTaatgcagctcctacaacaaccacaactgcagcaccAACAACGACAACCGTAGCTcctacaactgcagcacctacttCGACAACCACTGCAGCACCTGCTACAACTACAATTgaagctcctacaacaacaactgtagctcctatgaccactacaactgcaacacctacttcaacaaccactgcagctcctacaaccactacaccagcagcacctactacgacaactacaCCTGCAGCACCTGCTACGACAACTACACTTGCAGCACCTATTACGACAACTACAAATGCATTACCTACTACAACCACTGCAACTGCAGCACATGCAagaacaactgtagctccttcgACAACATCTGTAGCTTCTGCGACTTCTACAACTGaagcacctactacgacaacaACTAATGCAGCTGCTACGACAACTACAAATGCAGTTCCtatgacaaccacaactgcagttcCTACTACAACAATTTAG